The following DNA comes from Gloeocapsa sp. DLM2.Bin57.
GATAATTTCCACCCAAAAAGCCAACCCGAGAAAATTTAAAAGTTCAATCAACAACTCTTTCATTATGAAATCCTCTAAATAAGTATTTTTTTAAAGGCTATTGTAACCAGGTTTTATAGATTTTTGCTTAATCTAGTTATAGCCTCTAGTTCTCTGTTTGAAAAGTATTCTCTAACACAGATTCTAAATAAACTTTATCCATTGCTCTTTGACGATTGACTTCATAGAGAGCGATCGCCGTAGCTACTGAAGCGTTAAGACTAGGGGTTTTACCCAACAGAGGGATAGATACCAAGACATCGCAGTAACGTTGGGTTAACAAACTTAATCCTTTTCCTTCTGAGCCAATAACTAAACCAATCGGACCTTTACTATCAATAGCTTCTAGAGGTTGACCCTGATCAGCTACTGTCCCATAAATCCAGAATCCTGCTTCTTTAAGTTGTTCGAGAGCACGAGAAAGATTGACTACACGAGCTACGGATAAATGTTCTAATGCTCCTGCTGCAGCTTTAACCACTGCTGAGGTAATCCCCGCGGCTCTGCGTTGGGGTATAATCACTCCTTGTGCTCCTAACGCTTCTGTAGAGCGAATAATTGCTCCGAGATTTTGGGGAT
Coding sequences within:
- the rlmB gene encoding 23S rRNA (guanosine(2251)-2'-O)-methyltransferase RlmB, with amino-acid sequence MSEYTKNLKLKPRKNFPKPQTPVQETTPNPPEDLDLVYGKHSVLSLLNSDRQINRIWVTEKLHYDPRFYSLLTAAKSRGTIIDEVEMLRLSQITNNGNHQGIAAQVSPYVYTELEDLITKAKSQKEAPVIVILDGINDPQNLGAIIRSTEALGAQGVIIPQRRAAGITSAVVKAAAGALEHLSVARVVNLSRALEQLKEAGFWIYGTVADQGQPLEAIDSKGPIGLVIGSEGKGLSLLTQRYCDVLVSIPLLGKTPSLNASVATAIALYEVNRQRAMDKVYLESVLENTFQTEN